The genomic stretch CTTCGAGGCCTCGGAGGGCGAGATCCACGGCCTCCTAGGGGAGAACGGGGCTGGGAAAACTACGCTCATGAGGATCCTCTATGGGGAGATAAAGCAAACTAGCGGGGAGATAATCTTCTCCGGAAGGGCTGTTTCATTCAAGGGGCCATGGGACTCGATGAGGAACGGTATAAGCATGGTCTATCAGAGGTTCTCCCTCGTACCAACTATGAGCGTCATCGAGAACTTCCATCTATACTTAAGCTCCTTCCAGAGGGGGATAGGGATAGAGG from Candidatus Korarchaeum sp. encodes the following:
- a CDS encoding ATP-binding cassette domain-containing protein gives rise to the protein MKLVEMRGITKVYPDGVVALRGVDFEASEGEIHGLLGENGAGKTTLMRILYGEIKQTSGEIIFSGRAVSFKGPWDSMRNGISMVYQRFSLVPTMSVIENFHLYLSSFQRGIGIE